A DNA window from Paraclostridium bifermentans contains the following coding sequences:
- the cbiD gene encoding cobalt-precorrin-5B (C(1))-methyltransferase CbiD, with product MEEYVYIDGKKYKRGYTTGSCATGAAKAATYMILTKETLETVNIDTPKGIPLNLKVENVDINNDFAQCSIQKDGGDDIDATHKMHIYAKAELIDSNEIIIDGGIGIGRVTKKGLGIEIGKAAINKTPISMIQSEVRKVIGDTKGVKITIFAPEGETIAKKTFNPRLGIVGGISIIGTTGIVEPMSDEGWKKSLSIELEMKKAQGMDKVILVPGNHGEMFIKESLGIDSKYIVRTSNFIGYMLKEAQRIGFKKILMAGHLGKYVKIAGGIFNTHSKVADARNEILIANLALMNAPFELINKVNECLTTEEFIEILEDDKYKKYKEIYNILSEKCKKRIDIYMNDDEIDIDVMIFSMEKKLLGESKKAGDLKEVFYD from the coding sequence ATGGAAGAATATGTTTATATAGATGGGAAAAAATACAAACGAGGATATACTACTGGATCATGTGCAACAGGTGCAGCTAAAGCGGCCACATATATGATTTTAACTAAGGAAACATTAGAAACTGTAAATATAGATACCCCTAAGGGAATTCCATTAAATTTAAAAGTGGAGAATGTAGATATAAATAATGATTTTGCACAATGTTCCATTCAAAAAGATGGAGGCGATGATATAGATGCAACTCATAAAATGCATATATATGCTAAAGCTGAACTTATTGATTCGAATGAAATAATAATAGATGGTGGAATTGGGATTGGAAGGGTAACTAAAAAAGGCTTAGGAATAGAAATTGGAAAAGCTGCAATAAATAAAACGCCTATATCCATGATACAAAGTGAGGTTAGAAAAGTAATAGGAGATACAAAGGGAGTTAAAATAACTATATTTGCCCCAGAGGGAGAAACTATTGCTAAAAAAACTTTTAATCCAAGACTTGGAATTGTAGGAGGTATATCTATAATAGGAACAACGGGTATAGTTGAGCCAATGAGTGATGAAGGATGGAAGAAATCTTTATCAATAGAACTAGAGATGAAAAAAGCTCAGGGAATGGATAAAGTTATTTTGGTACCAGGTAACCATGGAGAAATGTTTATAAAAGAAAGCTTAGGTATTGATTCAAAGTATATAGTTAGGACCAGTAATTTTATTGGATATATGTTGAAAGAAGCTCAACGTATTGGATTTAAAAAAATTCTAATGGCTGGACATTTAGGCAAATATGTAAAGATAGCTGGCGGAATATTTAATACACATAGCAAAGTTGCAGATGCTAGAAATGAAATTTTAATAGCAAATTTAGCTTTAATGAATGCGCCTTTTGAATTGATAAATAAGGTAAATGAATGTTTAACAACAGAAGAATTTATAGAGATATTAGAAGATGATAAGTATAAAAAATATAAAGAAATTTATAACATACTTTCTGAAAAATGTAAAAAAAGAATTGATATATATATGAATGATGATGAAATAGATATTGATGTAATGATTTTTTCTATGGAGAAAAAACTGTTAGGAGAGTCGAAAAAAGCTGGCGATTTAAAGGAGGTATTTTATGATTAA
- a CDS encoding cobalt-precorrin-8 methylmutase, whose product MEYIKNPMMIETKSFEIIQGIIDEIRPEYEFKNELEEKIIKRAIHTTADFEYLDILKISEDVVENIISALKENATIYTDTNMALSGINKKRLEALGCKYKCFVSDEKVADFAKQKGITRSMAAVEVAAKEEGKKIFVLGNAPTALYKVIEMHNSKELNVEAVVGVPVGFVGAAESKDELEKTDIPYIISKGRKGGSNLAAAIINAILYSM is encoded by the coding sequence ATGGAATACATTAAAAATCCTATGATGATAGAGACTAAGAGTTTTGAAATAATTCAAGGCATAATTGATGAGATACGACCTGAATACGAATTTAAAAATGAGCTAGAAGAAAAAATAATAAAAAGAGCTATACATACAACTGCTGACTTCGAGTATTTAGATATATTAAAAATATCTGAAGATGTAGTCGAAAATATTATAAGTGCTTTGAAAGAAAATGCAACTATATACACTGATACTAACATGGCTTTAAGTGGCATAAATAAAAAAAGATTAGAGGCATTAGGTTGTAAGTACAAATGTTTTGTAAGTGATGAAAAAGTAGCGGATTTTGCAAAACAAAAAGGTATAACAAGATCTATGGCAGCAGTGGAAGTTGCAGCAAAAGAAGAAGGTAAAAAAATATTTGTACTTGGAAATGCGCCAACTGCTTTATATAAAGTTATAGAAATGCATAATTCAAAAGAATTGAATGTTGAAGCTGTAGTGGGAGTACCTGTAGGATTTGTAGGAGCAGCTGAATCTAAAGATGAGTTAGAAAAAACAGATATTCCTTACATAATATCAAAAGGTAGAAAAGGTGGAAGCAACTTAGCAGCAGCAATAATAAATGCAATACTATACTCTATGTAA
- a CDS encoding GHMP family kinase ATP-binding protein: protein MKSYGICPASCGEFVQGMIKEKEYLSSYAINRFSKVTLEEKISDVNRGPLKARKAMEEVFRYFNLPKNDLKNISIDIKSEIPISKGMASSTADIGATIRATLNLIGRDLSEYDISKLATKIEPTDSIYLKENTIFNPLDASVVKKLGCFNTGKVLILEPNDKLSTKHIRKKENYTKLKRQNKYIIEYAFKLLEQGIKNNDLNLIGQACNISSVANENIHKKKYLSEIMDISKEYGACGVNIAHSGTVIGILLECDMDESKIVEKIVEKKIDKKYKKIYTANIIAGGLRSE from the coding sequence ATGAAATCATATGGAATATGCCCAGCATCTTGTGGAGAGTTTGTGCAAGGTATGATAAAAGAAAAAGAATACTTATCATCTTATGCAATTAATCGATTTTCTAAAGTGACATTAGAAGAAAAAATTAGTGATGTAAATAGAGGACCATTAAAAGCAAGAAAAGCTATGGAAGAGGTATTTAGATATTTTAATTTGCCTAAGAATGACTTGAAAAATATATCTATAGATATAAAAAGCGAGATACCTATAAGCAAAGGTATGGCAAGTTCTACTGCAGATATAGGAGCTACCATAAGAGCAACACTAAACCTTATAGGAAGAGATTTAAGTGAGTATGATATATCAAAGCTTGCAACAAAAATTGAACCTACAGATTCTATATATCTAAAAGAAAACACTATATTTAATCCGTTAGATGCAAGTGTTGTAAAAAAATTGGGATGTTTCAATACTGGAAAAGTATTGATATTAGAGCCCAATGATAAATTAAGCACTAAGCACATAAGAAAAAAGGAAAATTACACAAAACTTAAAAGACAAAATAAGTACATAATTGAATATGCCTTTAAACTACTGGAACAAGGAATAAAGAATAATGATTTAAATTTAATAGGACAAGCATGCAATATAAGTAGTGTTGCAAATGAAAATATTCATAAGAAAAAATACTTAAGTGAAATAATGGATATTTCAAAAGAGTATGGGGCTTGTGGGGTTAATATAGCTCACAGTGGAACAGTTATAGGTATATTGCTTGAATGTGATATGGATGAAAGTAAAATAGTAGAGAAAATAGTAGAGAAGAAAATAGATAAAAAATACAAAAAAATATACACAGCAAATATAATAGCTGGGGGACTTAGGAGTGAATAA
- a CDS encoding pyridoxal phosphate-dependent aminotransferase: protein MKDLGHGANVEDMCRAYKKNPKDIIDFSSNINPYLIPNLDKYILEGLSVCNKYPDISYKSLRENIARYLNVDSYNIIPGNGATEIIYLLMKSIGKRIAILNPTFSEYERSANLSGLEVLNLYLNKDTNFELDLNYINENIDKFDSLFICNPSNPIGKTYDLSSLVELLKKHNKLLIVDETFMEFAENEENYSLIKHIKENENIFIIKAITKFFGIPGIRLGYGVCSNQNILDKMYEIKEPWTINSFADIISNYIFKDEEYIKNSKGFFIKERAYVLKELRDIKAIKAYDTNTNFILIKLLNTTASKLKEKLFLEGNILIRDASNFRNLDESYIRIAIKSHSENKKILSQLNKILGE from the coding sequence ATGAAAGACCTTGGACATGGAGCAAACGTAGAAGATATGTGTAGAGCTTATAAAAAAAATCCAAAAGATATTATAGATTTTAGTTCTAATATAAATCCATATTTAATACCAAATTTAGATAAATATATATTAGAAGGGCTAAGCGTATGCAATAAATATCCTGATATAAGCTATAAAAGCCTGAGAGAAAATATAGCTAGATATTTAAATGTAGATAGCTATAATATAATACCAGGAAATGGAGCTACTGAAATAATATATCTGTTAATGAAAAGTATAGGTAAAAGGATAGCTATTTTGAACCCAACTTTCTCAGAATATGAGAGAAGCGCAAATTTAAGTGGGCTAGAAGTTTTAAATTTATATCTAAATAAGGATACCAATTTTGAACTTGATTTAAATTATATAAATGAAAACATAGATAAATTTGATAGTTTATTTATATGTAATCCATCAAATCCTATTGGAAAAACATATGATTTAAGTTCACTAGTAGAACTTCTAAAAAAGCACAATAAATTGCTTATAGTAGATGAAACTTTTATGGAATTTGCAGAAAATGAAGAAAATTATAGTCTCATAAAACATATTAAAGAAAATGAAAATATTTTTATAATAAAGGCTATAACTAAGTTTTTTGGAATTCCAGGTATAAGGCTAGGATATGGAGTATGTAGCAATCAAAACATTTTAGATAAGATGTATGAAATTAAAGAACCATGGACTATAAACTCTTTTGCAGATATTATTTCAAATTATATATTTAAAGATGAAGAATATATCAAAAATAGCAAAGGATTTTTTATAAAAGAAAGAGCATATGTTTTAAAAGAATTACGAGATATAAAAGCAATTAAGGCGTATGATACAAATACAAATTTTATTTTAATAAAATTGCTAAATACAACAGCAAGTAAATTAAAAGAAAAATTATTTCTAGAAGGAAACATACTCATTAGAGATGCATCTAATTTTAGAAATTTAGATGAAAGTTATATTAGGATAGCGATAAAAAGTCATTCAGAAAATAAAAAAATATTAAGCCAATTAAATAAAATTCTAGGAGAATAG
- a CDS encoding cobalamin biosynthesis protein, translated as MSKLIILVMVIAYLLDLIIGDPYSFPHPVRFIGNLIRFTEGKIRKIFKSKNQLKIGGFLLWIITVGFTALVTGLILNLLCINNIFYVIIASIILYTTLSTKCLADEAKKIYEVLKTGDIEKSRKQLSYIVGRDTTSLSENEIIRATVETVAENTVDGIISPMMYGFIGGPVLAMAYKAINTLDSMVGYKNEKYGDIGFASAKIDDIANFIPARITPFFMMIASFILGFNSKKSIKIAMRDRKNHKSPNCAYAEGAVAGALEVQLGGTNMYFGEKVYKPTIGDKDRELEAEDILRTNKIMYLTSFIALVIFSIITYIVL; from the coding sequence ATGAGTAAATTAATAATTTTAGTAATGGTTATAGCTTATCTACTGGATTTGATTATAGGAGATCCATATTCTTTTCCACATCCGGTTAGATTTATTGGAAATCTTATAAGGTTTACAGAAGGAAAAATAAGAAAAATTTTTAAATCAAAAAATCAATTGAAAATAGGGGGATTCCTACTTTGGATTATAACAGTAGGATTTACAGCATTAGTAACAGGTTTAATTTTAAATTTACTTTGTATAAATAATATTTTTTATGTGATTATAGCATCAATAATATTATATACAACATTATCAACAAAGTGTTTAGCGGATGAAGCAAAAAAAATATATGAAGTTTTAAAAACTGGAGATATTGAAAAATCTAGAAAACAACTATCTTATATAGTTGGAAGAGATACAACCAGTTTAAGTGAAAATGAAATAATAAGAGCGACTGTTGAAACTGTAGCTGAAAATACAGTAGATGGAATAATTTCACCTATGATGTATGGCTTTATCGGAGGACCTGTTCTTGCAATGGCTTATAAAGCTATAAATACATTAGACTCAATGGTTGGATATAAAAATGAAAAGTATGGAGACATAGGATTTGCGTCTGCAAAGATTGATGATATAGCAAACTTTATACCCGCTAGAATAACACCATTTTTCATGATGATAGCAAGTTTTATATTAGGATTTAACTCTAAAAAAAGTATCAAAATAGCTATGAGAGATAGAAAAAACCACAAAAGTCCAAATTGTGCATATGCAGAAGGTGCAGTAGCAGGTGCTTTAGAAGTACAACTAGGAGGAACAAACATGTACTTTGGAGAAAAGGTTTATAAACCTACTATAGGGGATAAAGATAGAGAGTTAGAAGCTGAAGATATATTAAGAACAAATAAAATAATGTATTTGACGTCATTTATAGCTTTAGTTATATTTTCAATAATTACTTATATAGTACTTTAA
- a CDS encoding cobyrinate a,c-diamide synthase, whose translation MKKILIAGTNSGVGKTTISLGIMQALTKRGLKVQPYKVGPDYIDPSYHTFITGRDSRNLDSYMLEDEKIKYIVNEASEEADISVIEGVMGLYDGFGIDLDACTSSYTSKLLKAPVILVINGKAMSSSAAAMVLGYKELDKNVNIKGVVVNNVKTKGHYELIKGAIEKYCNTEVLGYFPPNEKFSLESRHLGLIPSVEMESLKEKFSDLGDEIEKYIDIDRLIEISESESVKSNFDLKDLPRFENKKVAIAYDKAFNFYYKENIELLEHMGCEIVKFSPLNDKKVPEADCIYIGGGFPEIFAKELHLNESMRLSIKNAHEKNIPIYAECGGLMYLGEKLKDSDENIYNMVGIFKGTSEMTTSLKRFGYCDGIAKEDTILSNEGEIIKGHEFHHSEFKSDENCAYKMIKKRGNKIVDEWDGGYSKGNTLATYLHTHFYNNLDSIIKFRGDRNE comes from the coding sequence ATGAAAAAAATATTGATAGCAGGAACAAATAGTGGAGTTGGAAAAACTACTATTTCACTGGGAATAATGCAAGCTCTAACTAAAAGAGGCTTAAAAGTTCAACCGTATAAAGTGGGACCAGATTATATAGACCCATCGTATCACACATTCATAACTGGGAGAGACTCAAGAAATTTAGATTCATATATGTTGGAAGATGAAAAAATTAAATATATAGTAAATGAAGCATCAGAGGAAGCTGATATATCGGTAATAGAAGGGGTTATGGGATTGTATGATGGATTTGGTATAGATTTAGATGCATGTACAAGTTCATATACTTCTAAATTATTAAAGGCTCCAGTTATATTGGTTATAAACGGAAAGGCTATGTCTTCTTCAGCAGCAGCTATGGTTCTTGGATATAAAGAATTAGATAAAAATGTAAATATAAAAGGTGTAGTAGTAAACAATGTAAAAACAAAAGGTCACTATGAACTTATAAAAGGAGCTATAGAGAAATATTGTAATACTGAAGTATTAGGTTATTTTCCACCTAATGAAAAATTTTCTTTAGAGTCTAGGCACTTAGGTTTAATTCCAAGTGTTGAAATGGAATCTTTAAAAGAAAAATTTAGTGATTTAGGAGATGAGATAGAAAAATACATAGATATAGATAGACTAATTGAAATTTCAGAAAGTGAATCAGTAAAAAGCAATTTTGATTTAAAAGATTTACCAAGGTTTGAAAATAAAAAAGTAGCTATAGCTTATGATAAAGCATTTAATTTTTATTATAAAGAAAACATAGAACTATTAGAACATATGGGGTGTGAAATTGTTAAATTTAGTCCTCTTAATGATAAGAAGGTTCCTGAAGCAGACTGTATATACATTGGAGGTGGGTTTCCAGAAATATTTGCAAAAGAGTTGCATTTAAATGAAAGTATGAGATTATCTATAAAAAATGCACATGAAAAAAATATACCTATATATGCTGAATGTGGTGGGCTTATGTATTTAGGGGAAAAGCTGAAAGATTCAGATGAAAATATTTATAATATGGTAGGAATATTTAAAGGAACTAGCGAAATGACAACTTCGCTTAAAAGGTTTGGATATTGTGATGGGATAGCTAAGGAAGATACAATTCTTTCCAATGAAGGAGAAATTATAAAAGGACATGAATTCCATCACTCAGAATTTAAAAGTGATGAAAACTGTGCCTATAAAATGATTAAAAAAAGAGGCAATAAAATTGTAGATGAATGGGATGGAGGATATTCAAAAGGTAATACCTTAGCTACATATTTACATACTCATTTTTATAATAATTTAGATTCAATAATAAAATTTAGAGGTGATAGAAATGAGTAA
- a CDS encoding cobyric acid synthase, which translates to MSKSLMFLGTASNVGKSTLAAGLCRILKQDGYSVAPFKSQNMALNSYITKDGLEMGRAQVTQAEAAGIEPDVRMNPILLKPSGKNRCQVIVNGKVLDNVSSSIYHDYKEDLALMLKKTYKDLSDEYDVIVLEGAGSCAEINLKDRDIANMGMAEIADAPVVLVADIDRGGVFASIAGTMILLEEKERERVKGVIINKFRGTVELLQSGIDMLEDIIKVPVIGVVPYSDLNIEDEDSVTDRFKKQFKKNDVNIEIIRTPYMSNFTDMHMLEIQEDVSIRYIEKGESLSDPDMVIIPGSKNTIEDLIYIRESGLEKQIKDLQKQGKLIFGICGGYQLLGNKLYDPEGIEGSIKEIDGIGLLDIETKFEKEKVTTQVEAIINKDLNGYLNSLSDISVNGYEIHMGETDIKGKSLLTITKKLEDNVSYQEGCINEEGNVVGTYIHGIFDDASFTREILNSIRKNKGLEENKSSITSFEEFKNKEYDKLAKILRECLDMKKIYEIING; encoded by the coding sequence ATGAGTAAATCATTAATGTTTTTAGGAACAGCTTCTAATGTAGGTAAAAGTACTTTGGCTGCTGGGTTATGCAGAATACTAAAACAAGATGGATATAGTGTAGCACCTTTTAAATCTCAAAATATGGCATTAAATTCATACATAACAAAAGATGGGTTAGAAATGGGGAGAGCACAAGTTACTCAAGCTGAAGCGGCTGGAATTGAACCTGATGTTAGAATGAATCCAATTTTATTAAAACCATCAGGTAAAAATAGATGTCAGGTAATAGTAAATGGAAAAGTTCTTGATAACGTAAGTTCTAGTATATACCACGATTATAAAGAAGACTTAGCCTTAATGTTAAAAAAAACTTATAAAGACTTAAGCGATGAGTATGATGTAATTGTTTTAGAAGGTGCAGGAAGTTGCGCAGAAATCAATTTGAAAGATAGAGATATTGCTAATATGGGAATGGCCGAAATTGCAGATGCACCGGTAGTATTAGTTGCTGATATAGATAGAGGTGGAGTGTTTGCATCTATAGCTGGAACAATGATTTTACTAGAAGAAAAAGAACGAGAAAGAGTTAAAGGTGTTATTATTAATAAATTTAGAGGTACTGTAGAGCTTTTACAATCAGGAATAGATATGCTAGAAGATATTATAAAAGTTCCTGTCATAGGAGTAGTTCCATATAGTGATTTAAATATAGAAGATGAAGACAGTGTAACAGATAGATTTAAAAAACAATTTAAAAAGAATGATGTGAATATAGAGATAATAAGAACACCGTACATGTCTAATTTTACAGACATGCATATGCTAGAGATACAAGAAGATGTAAGTATTAGATATATAGAAAAAGGAGAGTCTTTATCAGATCCAGATATGGTAATAATACCGGGGAGTAAAAATACAATAGAAGATTTAATTTATATAAGAGAAAGTGGATTAGAAAAACAAATAAAAGATTTACAAAAACAAGGAAAATTGATATTTGGAATTTGTGGAGGATATCAGCTTTTAGGTAATAAATTATATGACCCGGAAGGTATAGAGGGATCTATAAAAGAGATTGATGGAATCGGACTTTTAGATATAGAAACTAAGTTTGAAAAAGAAAAAGTTACAACTCAAGTTGAAGCTATTATAAATAAAGATTTAAATGGATACTTAAATTCATTAAGCGATATTAGTGTAAATGGATATGAAATACATATGGGTGAAACAGATATAAAAGGAAAATCACTACTAACAATAACTAAAAAATTAGAAGATAATGTTTCATATCAAGAGGGATGTATAAATGAAGAAGGAAATGTAGTTGGAACGTACATTCACGGTATTTTTGATGATGCTAGTTTTACAAGAGAAATATTAAATTCAATAAGGAAAAATAAAGGATTAGAAGAAAATAAAAGTTCTATAACTTCATTTGAAGAATTTAAAAATAAAGAGTATGACAAGTTAGCAAAAATACTAAGAGAATGTTTAGATATGAAAAAAATATATGAGATTATAAATGGTTAG
- a CDS encoding histidine phosphatase family protein has translation MSKLILVRHATTTDNIDGNLSGHIDSELSDFGKKQILKLNKFLEKENVDCIYTTTSTRTKNTIKDIAKFKNLEIVESENLKEISFGDFEGMNFEYIKSNFPKEFEKIIKNGFEYKYPNGESLVDSYNRVCKEINHILDCNKNKTILICAHAGTIRNIISYLIGNTHEYHWNFKIDNASVSIIDIVDGFSVIHTLNNTLYLT, from the coding sequence ATGTCAAAGCTTATATTAGTAAGGCATGCAACGACAACTGATAATATAGATGGAAATTTATCTGGGCATATAGATAGTGAGTTAAGTGATTTTGGAAAAAAACAAATACTTAAACTAAATAAATTCTTAGAAAAAGAGAATGTTGATTGCATATATACAACTACATCTACTAGAACTAAGAATACGATAAAGGATATAGCTAAATTTAAAAATTTAGAAATTGTTGAGAGTGAGAATCTTAAAGAAATTAGTTTTGGGGATTTTGAAGGAATGAATTTTGAATATATAAAAAGTAATTTTCCTAAAGAATTTGAAAAAATAATTAAAAATGGATTCGAATACAAATATCCAAATGGGGAAAGTTTAGTAGATTCTTATAATAGAGTCTGTAAAGAAATAAATCATATACTGGATTGTAACAAAAACAAAACTATTTTGATATGTGCTCATGCAGGAACAATAAGAAATATTATTTCTTATTTAATTGGGAATACACATGAGTATCATTGGAATTTTAAAATAGACAATGCATCAGTTAGTATTATAGACATAGTAGATGGATTTTCTGTAATTCATACACTAAATAATACTTTATATTTAACATAA
- the cobS gene encoding adenosylcobinamide-GDP ribazoletransferase gives MKRFIGILQFLTRIPIRVDIGFDDEFHKTMYYFPLVGFVLGILYFIVGLVSSLVFDSYITSVNILIATVVLTGGLHLDGVGDTFDGIYSYRDKEKILEIMKDSRLGTNAMLSVLFLILMKLGLVYSIVESGNLYNLIFMPVFARMAIVIASYKSVTPRKNGMGNVFIGKPTLNMILIGISYTAILVAFIGSVLFNLDVISIIKVITFIPVMIIFTRGFVKYIYSKIDGITGDILGCTSELVEVVYLIFIYLTFGLK, from the coding sequence ATGAAAAGATTTATAGGAATATTACAGTTTTTAACTAGAATTCCAATTAGAGTCGATATAGGATTTGATGATGAGTTTCATAAAACTATGTACTACTTTCCTTTAGTAGGATTTGTGCTTGGAATTTTATACTTTATAGTTGGACTAGTATCAAGTTTAGTATTTGATAGTTATATAACATCTGTAAATATATTAATAGCAACTGTTGTATTAACAGGAGGATTGCATTTAGATGGAGTAGGGGATACATTTGATGGAATATATAGCTACAGAGATAAAGAAAAAATATTAGAAATAATGAAAGATTCAAGATTGGGAACTAATGCAATGTTATCAGTATTGTTTTTGATTCTTATGAAACTTGGGTTGGTGTATTCTATTGTAGAATCAGGAAATTTATATAACTTAATATTTATGCCTGTATTTGCAAGAATGGCTATTGTAATAGCTTCTTATAAAAGTGTAACACCAAGAAAAAATGGTATGGGGAATGTTTTTATAGGAAAGCCAACTTTAAATATGATTTTAATTGGGATATCATATACAGCAATATTAGTAGCATTTATAGGTTCAGTATTATTTAATTTAGATGTAATAAGTATAATTAAAGTAATAACATTTATACCAGTTATGATTATATTTACTAGAGGTTTTGTTAAATATATATATTCAAAAATAGATGGAATAACAGGAGACATACTTGGATGTACATCCGAACTTGTTGAGGTTGTATATTTAATATTTATATATTTGACATTTGGATTAAAATAA
- the cobU gene encoding bifunctional adenosylcobinamide kinase/adenosylcobinamide-phosphate guanylyltransferase, whose amino-acid sequence MSKLILVTGGSRSGKSSFAESLCISRENSTAYIATSTPFDEEMKDRVKKHKESRPSNWETYEVFKDIYSIIDNLGNKHQTVILDCVTLLVNNLIFDYGIDFDKCTPEETNEMEKYIKQQIEMLINEIKKTDLYFVIVTNELGMSLVPDNKLCRVYSDIVGRINQYIAKCADEVYFVVSGIPMKIKE is encoded by the coding sequence ATGAGCAAGTTAATTTTAGTTACTGGTGGATCTAGATCTGGAAAAAGTAGTTTTGCAGAAAGTTTATGTATAAGTAGAGAAAATTCAACAGCATATATAGCAACTTCTACTCCTTTTGATGAGGAGATGAAAGATAGAGTTAAAAAACATAAAGAAAGTAGACCGAGTAATTGGGAAACTTATGAAGTTTTTAAAGATATATATTCGATAATAGATAATTTAGGTAATAAACATCAAACTGTTATTTTGGATTGTGTAACACTATTAGTTAATAATTTGATATTTGACTATGGAATAGATTTTGATAAATGCACACCAGAAGAAACTAATGAGATGGAAAAGTATATAAAACAACAAATTGAAATGCTAATAAATGAAATTAAAAAAACAGATTTATACTTTGTAATAGTAACTAATGAGTTAGGTATGAGTTTAGTGCCTGATAATAAACTTTGTAGAGTATATTCTGATATAGTAGGTAGGATAAATCAGTATATAGCTAAATGTGCTGATGAAGTTTACTTTGTTGTAAGTGGTATACCTATGAAAATTAAGGAGTAG
- the cobT gene encoding nicotinate-nucleotide--dimethylbenzimidazole phosphoribosyltransferase, with protein sequence MKTLEQTINNIKPLSELHMNAAKDRLDKLIKPVGSLGKLEDICIQIAGITEKKYFDTDKKIVIAFAGDHGVYEEGVAPDPQKITRLQFPNFTKGVCGVGAISKFVNSDVIAIDLGINTDEKLDGVIDYKIRKGTSNMAKGPAMTREEAIRCLEIGIKVANESIEKGYNLIGIGEMGICNTTPSSAIVSVIADCDPIDVTGIGAGLKKDRVAHKANTIRKAIELNKPDKLDGVDILSKVGGFEIGGMAGVILACAANRTPIVIDGFISYAAALIAYTINPMVKEYMIASHTSAEAGAAKALEILKLNPMLNMDMRLGEGSGSALAFNIIEAANYAYKNMATTDEVDIGK encoded by the coding sequence ATGAAAACTTTAGAACAGACGATAAATAACATAAAGCCATTAAGTGAATTACATATGAATGCAGCGAAAGATAGATTAGATAAATTAATTAAACCTGTGGGGAGCTTAGGAAAATTAGAAGATATATGTATACAAATAGCAGGAATAACTGAAAAAAAATATTTTGATACAGATAAAAAAATAGTGATTGCTTTTGCAGGAGATCATGGAGTATATGAAGAAGGTGTAGCACCAGACCCTCAGAAAATAACTAGACTTCAATTTCCGAACTTTACTAAAGGGGTATGTGGAGTAGGAGCTATATCTAAATTTGTAAATTCTGATGTTATTGCAATTGACTTAGGAATAAATACAGATGAAAAATTAGATGGAGTTATAGATTATAAGATTAGAAAAGGAACTTCTAATATGGCAAAAGGGCCAGCTATGACTAGGGAAGAAGCCATTAGATGTTTAGAAATAGGTATAAAAGTAGCAAATGAGAGTATAGAAAAAGGATATAACCTTATAGGAATAGGAGAAATGGGAATTTGTAATACTACTCCAAGTAGCGCTATAGTTTCTGTTATAGCTGATTGTGATCCTATAGATGTTACAGGAATAGGAGCAGGACTTAAAAAAGATAGAGTAGCTCATAAAGCTAACACGATAAGAAAAGCAATTGAATTAAATAAGCCAGATAAATTAGATGGAGTTGATATATTATCTAAAGTTGGAGGTTTTGAAATAGGTGGAATGGCAGGCGTGATTTTAGCTTGTGCTGCTAATAGAACTCCAATAGTTATTGATGGATTTATATCATATGCAGCAGCTTTAATAGCATACACTATAAATCCTATGGTTAAAGAGTATATGATAGCATCACATACATCAGCAGAAGCAGGGGCAGCTAAGGCCTTAGAAATATTAAAGTTAAATCCTATGCTTAATATGGATATGAGATTAGGTGAAGGAAGTGGTTCAGCATTAGCCTTCAATATTATAGAAGCTGCAAATTACGCATATAAAAATATGGCAACAACTGATGAAGTAGATATAGGAAAATAA